A genomic segment from Lytechinus variegatus isolate NC3 chromosome 10, Lvar_3.0, whole genome shotgun sequence encodes:
- the LOC121422542 gene encoding pentatricopeptide repeat-containing protein 1, mitochondrial-like has protein sequence MAHALKQTSHRLWMFPRVCQESWGRRPRLVLQSRLLSSQHSSESLRSEEDPGKDGGENEELDLGEAEEQTFGRLSTKFKHKFQPLGSDLIEELEEAELGDEWVKPRVKRNTPIWYGNQMKKLVKQDKLSEAIEMLEVTMLKEAKVFPTEYNYNILIGACGRAGYTDKAFKLYNRMKERGLEPSSVTYTSLFNACSESPWKRTDGVTRLKKLHQHLLEKSVKVNLITHHSMMKAYAKCGDLEMTFKLFRHLVESGVQLMPKSFAFLLFACAEDKEAGFLYAIEAWRQMMAQGIKPDIYTYNLLLRITRDCSVGDIEVANRILLRSVTLKAQQTPALLTEGRAKDRRRKADRQQKKAPAVPLLTGKKAEMIEVEPLQVDDGYLEGMEDDLTMKVPAFMESSGGPEKVDHGSIQMNHQGHSPEADSKTHWWDTDEQGLNTSVVDLSVQTSNSLMPRTYTSSLDRTSASVTLTNLPNLLDVSSDFSNVQSLAKIDNPADRLALLGGPQGLLENMEAKNVKPDVKSLSLLAEILPGKKQEENQLLEYVKERNLKVDIDFYNVFIRRRTRRGDLKGAMAILKHVSDGNAYPNLRTYVNLATGCGQPEEGFQLLKEMEEAGIRPTCHLYGALIGSTQKHRNYRYLIDVLKHMESQEVLPNERVLTQLERIAAFGQNKVGQTRSSRPVNKRELNQFRGFYNRWLERMKVQVPEHPWAKYRTREKDYKFHETAV, from the exons ATGGCCCATGCTCTGAAGCAGACCTCTCATCGTCTATGGATGTTTCCTAGAGTCTGTCAGGAATCTTGGGGTCGTAGGCCACGACTAGTCCTCCAGAGTAGATTGCTATCATCACAACATTCCTCAGAAAGTTTGAGATCAGAAGAGGACCCGGGCAAAGATGGAGGAGAAAATGAAGAACTGGATCTTGGAGAAGCGGAAGAACAAACATTTGGGAGACTTTCTACCAAGTTTAAACATAAG TTTCAACCACTTGGATCAGATCTTATTGAGGAACTTGAAGAAGCTGAGCTGGGTGATGAATGGGTTAAACCTCGTGTTAAAAGGAATACTCCTATTTGGTATGGAAATCAGATGAAAAAACTTGTCAAGCAAGATAAg tTATCTGAAGCTATTGAGATGCTGGAAGTGACAATGTTGAAAGAAGCCAAAGTGTTCCCTACAGAGTATAACTATAATATCCTGATTGGTGCTTGTGGAAGAGCTGGCTATACAGACAAGGCTTTCAAATTATACAACAGG ATGAAAGAGAGAGGTCTTGAACCGAGTAGTGTGACATACACATCACTGTTTAACGCATGCTCGGAATCACCATGGAAACGGACAGACGGTGTGACAAGACTAAAGAAACTACACCAACATCTTCTGGAGAAATCTGTGAAG GTGAATCTAATAACACACCACTCCATGATGAAAGCCTATGCAAAGTGTGGTGACCTTGAAATGACCTTTAAACTGTTTCGACACCTGGTTGAGTCTGGGGTACAGTTGATGCCCAAGAGCTTTGCTTTCCTTCTCTTTGCTTGTGCTGAAGACAAAGAAGCTGGTTTCCTCTATGCCATTGAG GCTTGGAGGCAGATGATGGCACAGGGCATCAAACCAGATATCTACACCTATAACCTGCTTCTACGCATCACAAGAGACTGTAGTGTCGGAGACATAGAGGTGGCCAACAGGATTCTCCTGCGAAGTGTTACACTGAAGGCACAGCAGACTCCTGCATTGCTGACAGAGGGTAGGGCCAAGGATCGACGTAGAAAGGCAGACAGGCAGCAAAAGAAGGCTCCGGCAGTTCCTCTGTTGACTGGCAAGAAGGCAGAGATGATCGAGGTTGAACCACTGCAGGTTGACGATGGATATCTGGAAGGAATGGAAGATGATCTGACAATGAAAGTTCCTGCATTTATGGAATCCTCTGGTGGTCCAGAAAAGGTAGATCATGGAAGCATTCAAATGAATCATCAAGGTCATTCCCCTGAAGCAGATTCGAAGACACACTGGTGGGACACTGATGAGCAAGGTCTAAACACTTCTGTTGTGGATCTGTCTGTGCAAACTTCTAACTCCTTAATGCCAAGGACTTACACATCAAGTCTGGATAGGACAAGTGCAAGTGTTACGTTGACCAACTTGCCAAATCTCCTGGATGTCTCTTCTGATTTCAGCAATGTCCAGTCTCTTGCAAAGATAGACAATCCTGCTGATAGACTTGCACTGTTGGGAGGACCTCAGGGACTTCTTGAGAACATGGAAGCTAAGAATGTGAAGCCAGATGTTAAAAGTCTCTCACTCCTTGCAGAGATTCTTCCAGGAAAGAAACAGGAAGAGAATCAACTCTTAGAATATGTCAAGGAACGCAACTTGAAGGTGGACATTGATTTCTATAATGTTTTCATAAGACGCAGGACAAGAAGAGGTGATCTGAAGGGTGCAATG GCTATTCTAAAGCATGTCAGCGATGGTAATGCTTATCCTAATCTGAGGACGTATGTCAACCTAGCTACAGGATGTGGTCAACCTGAAGAAGGTTTCCAGTTGCTGAAAGAGATGGAG GAGGCAGGGATCAGACCAACATGTCATCTGTATGGTGCTCTGATCGGATCTACCCAAAAACACAGGAACTATCGATACCTGATTGATGTCTTGAAGCACATGGAAAGTCAAGAAGTGCTGCCTAATGAGAGAGTGTTAACACAACTTGAGAGAATTGCTGCTTTTGGACAAAACAAG GTTGGGCAGACGAGATCAAGTCGACCTGTCAATAAGAGAGAACTGAATCAATTCAGGGGCTTTTATAACCGATGGCTGGAGCGAATGAAAGTCCAGGTCCCAGAACACCCTTGGGCTAAATACAGGACAAGAGAAAAGGATTACAAGTTCCATGAAACTGCAGTGTAG
- the LOC121422544 gene encoding GATOR complex protein NPRL3-like, producing the protein MSSKVTPLSIILVSSGSKGYRLLFRYPFQAEKQQELVKRDLSDNPFALQTPEDDPYSISTNQSSTRQSCIISGELDNVLANILTPSNTDLCDQRFEVTVDDVKFVGHPLLVQDVNAKWRDDSSTREGSTINLFNVVFVLQASADWSLVHCYQDLSKRLALALKHEEKRCGYLSHQAVIMVRAEDEVAGQPEDCKESPFHLMLQRSKLTQDLRDVYEGLHKNGIARVYINNWIEVSFCLPHKVHNVSEVITIKHNGIEKSLGAIRPYHAMLLLEDPNTLRASLPRDCSPALHRIIHIATPLKRLQQLSQDADLALSQVFQLVGHLVYWGKATVIYPICGSNVYILSPNAPTSPGTPLDVEFRMKFGESLIKVLADFSLPLPLSDHRNRLAERERPEGELIRIVMWLLQKRLLIQLHTYVFIITNPTLAKKSSSDDLEREVSTPPSESSPVTRGRNTPQGSGSGQGSGLGENLSFDSDEYSVSTGFASFDSYSTEEGRGHPRRKVLDMLTEHLTKEEKASVLAIPHANNPEDIKLFARICPYLRGMHHLEEIMYYENVNRSQLYALLEKFREVLVTCSHQDAASVQYKEFL; encoded by the exons atgtcatcaaaagtcACTCCTTTAAGTATAATATTGGTATCATCCGGATCAAAGGGTTACCGGTTGTTATTTAGATATCCATTTCAAGCAGAAAAACAGCAAGAATTAGTTAAACGAG ATCTGTCAGATAATCCATTTGCACTTCAGACCCCCGAGGATGATCCGTATTCCATCTCAACTAATCAATCATCTACGAGACAGTCGTGTATTATATCTGG TGAGCTAGACAACGTTCTGGCCAACATCCTTACACCAAGTAACACAGATCTGTGTGACCAGAGGTTTGAAGTCACAGTAGATGATGTCAAGTTCGTTGGCCATCCACTTCTAGTACAAGATGTCAATGCAAAATGG AGAGACGATTCATCTACAAGGGAAGGATCAACAATTAACCTGTTCAATGTGGTTTTTGTCTTACAG GCAAGTGCAGACTGGTCTCTGGTCCACTGTTATCAGGATCTTAGCAAACGGTTAGCACTGGCTTTGAAGCATGAAGAGAAGAGATGTGGTTACCTGTCTCATCAAGCCGTCATCATGGTCAGAGCAGAAGATGAGGTCGCAGGTCAGCCTGAAG ACTGCAAGGAATCACCGTTTCATCTCATGTTACAAAGAAGCAAACTGACTCAGGATCTAAGAGATGTCTATGAAGG TTTGCATAAGAATGGAATAGCAAGGgtttacatcaataactggaTAGAAGTGAGCTTTTGTCTTCCTCATAAAGTACACAATGTTTCTGAGGTTATCACTATCAAG CATAATGGCATTGAGAAGAGCCTTGGAGCTATCAGACCATATCATGCCATGCTGTTATTGGAGGATCCAAACACGTTGAGGGCGTCCTTGCCTCGAGATTGCTCTCCAGCTCTTCATAGAATTATTCATATTGCCACGCCCTTGAAACGGCTTCAACAACTCTCGCAAGATGCTGATCTAGCTCTCTCACAG GTATTTCAGCTTGTGGGCCATCTTGTGTATTGGGGTAAAGCTACGGTCATTTACCCTATCTGTGGAAGTAATGTCTACATTCTCTCACCTAATGCACCTACATCTCC TGGGACGCCCCTGGATGTGGAATTCCGAATGAAGTTTGGCGAATCCTTGATCAAGGTTCTAGCTGATTTCTCACTTCCACTACCATTGAGTGATCATAGGAATAGATTGGCAGAGAGAGAG AGACCAGAGGGTGAGCTGATCAGAATTGTCATGTGGCTTCTCCAAAAAAGGTTATTGATCCAG CTTCACACTTATGtattcatcatcaccaaccCAACACTCGCCAAGAAGTCTTCTAGCGATGATCTAGAGAGGGAAGTATCCACTCCACCGTCAGAATCATCACCCGTCACTAGAGGGCGCAATACTCCTCAAGGGTCAGGCAGCGGCCAGGGAAGTGGACTTGGAGAAAATCTATCAT TTGACTCAGATGAATACAGTGTGAGCACAGGCTTTGCTAGCTTTGATTCCTACTCAACGGAAGAAGGGCGTGGTCATCCGAGAAGGAAGGTACTTGACATGTTGACAGAACATCTTACCAAGGAAGAGAAAGCCAGTGTTCTTGCCATACCCCATGCTAACAATCCTGAAGATATCAAACTATTTGCAAG GATCTGTCCATACTTGAGAGGGATGCACCACCTTGAAGAGATAATGTACTACGAGAACGTGAATCGCTCTCAGCTCTATGCCTTGCTTGAGAAGTTTAGAGAGGTCCTGGTGACGTGTTCACACCAAGACGCAGCCAGCGTTCAGTACAAGGAATTCTTATGA